One segment of Streptomyces sp. NBC_00576 DNA contains the following:
- a CDS encoding MFS transporter, with translation MSTSFASSESSAGTGSSTGERGTSAGWALAAALLGYFVMTLDALVVNVALPAIGSGFGGGMTGLQWVVDGYTLMFAALLLSAGSITDRVGARRAFGAGLAVFVAASVSCGLAPNLGVLVGSRLVQGAGAAVIVPASLALIREAFPDPVKRARAISVWALGGSVGAAAGPVAGGVLSLVSWRMIFFINLPVGLLALFLLARTSRSPRRAAPFDWIGQITVVLAMGGLTYGVIEAGADGFGKLRVVVALAVAVVAAAVFLLSQARGKHPMVPLELLRARTMAVSVGVGFAVNVGFYGMVFLLSLYLQQTRNLSALETGMAFLPMTALTAVLSPAAAWLTQRFGPRMPIIGGQLMMSAGLALLCLPAASAPSWLLVLLMIPVGTGGVIAVPAMTALLLDHVPAERAGTASGVFNASRQVGGALAVAVFGALVADRAPFLPGLRTSLLIAALLTLATAATSLLLKHSPAHSSRSGKESRS, from the coding sequence GTGTCCACATCCTTCGCGTCTTCCGAGAGCTCTGCCGGCACTGGCAGCAGTACCGGAGAGCGCGGTACCAGTGCCGGTTGGGCTCTGGCAGCCGCACTGCTCGGCTACTTCGTGATGACGCTCGACGCTCTCGTCGTGAACGTCGCGCTGCCGGCGATCGGCAGTGGCTTCGGCGGTGGCATGACGGGCCTGCAGTGGGTGGTCGACGGTTACACACTGATGTTCGCCGCCCTGCTGCTGTCCGCCGGGTCCATCACCGACCGCGTCGGCGCGCGTCGGGCGTTCGGGGCGGGCCTCGCGGTGTTCGTCGCCGCGTCGGTCTCCTGCGGTCTGGCGCCGAACCTGGGCGTCCTCGTCGGATCGCGGCTGGTGCAGGGCGCAGGTGCTGCGGTGATCGTGCCGGCCTCGCTGGCCCTGATCCGCGAAGCGTTCCCCGACCCTGTCAAGCGGGCCCGGGCGATCTCGGTCTGGGCCCTGGGCGGCTCGGTGGGTGCCGCTGCCGGACCGGTGGCGGGCGGTGTACTCAGCCTGGTCAGCTGGCGGATGATCTTTTTCATCAACCTGCCGGTCGGCCTGCTGGCGCTGTTCCTCCTCGCCCGTACGTCTCGCTCGCCCCGCCGGGCGGCGCCGTTCGACTGGATCGGTCAGATCACCGTGGTGCTGGCGATGGGCGGTCTGACGTATGGCGTGATCGAGGCCGGCGCGGACGGCTTCGGCAAGCTGCGTGTAGTGGTCGCGCTGGCCGTCGCCGTCGTGGCCGCTGCCGTGTTCCTGTTGTCGCAGGCACGCGGGAAGCACCCGATGGTCCCCCTGGAACTGCTCCGTGCCCGGACGATGGCCGTTTCGGTGGGAGTGGGCTTCGCCGTCAACGTCGGCTTCTACGGCATGGTCTTCCTGCTCAGTCTCTACCTCCAGCAGACGCGGAACCTGTCCGCTCTGGAGACCGGCATGGCCTTCCTGCCGATGACCGCGCTGACGGCCGTTCTCAGCCCAGCGGCCGCCTGGCTCACCCAGCGGTTCGGCCCGCGGATGCCGATCATCGGCGGGCAGCTCATGATGTCGGCGGGGCTGGCACTGCTCTGCCTCCCTGCGGCGTCGGCGCCCAGCTGGTTGCTGGTCCTGCTGATGATCCCGGTCGGCACCGGCGGCGTGATCGCCGTACCGGCGATGACCGCGCTGCTCCTGGACCACGTCCCCGCCGAACGTGCCGGCACGGCCAGCGGTGTGTTCAACGCTTCCCGCCAGGTCGGCGGCGCCCTGGCGGTGGCCGTCTTCGGTGCCCTGGTCGCGGACCGGGCGCCCTTCCTTCCCGGTCTGCGCACCAGCCTGCTGATCGCGGCACTTCTGACACTCGCTACCGCCGCCACCAGCCTGCTGCTGAAGCACAGCCCGGCACACTCATCCAGGTCAGGTAAGGAGTCACGCTCATGA
- a CDS encoding helix-turn-helix transcriptional regulator, protein MTSQQEHGTELGRFLRARRAQVTPAEAGLNAGTGRRRTPGLRREELATLAGISVDYYVRLERGKENRPSPSVIDALARALLLEDEEHEHLRSLAALAARTASEPPPTPSRTVRPGVKLLLESLRPNPAHVVSRTFDLLAHNPAGLRLLPGIEDWPARQRNTARYSFLHPAAREVFDDWENSLRGCVARLRAVAGTDPDAPDLAQLVGELLLKSPEFARLWERYDVRGRAYGHKTYHHPEVGTLTLGYQSMQLEGTPGQRLVTYYAEPGTPEHDAIVLLDMTAHEQSYNRTVQTTTPSAHSQGTRPNGGSPFTS, encoded by the coding sequence ATGACGAGTCAGCAGGAGCATGGCACCGAACTGGGGCGCTTCCTGCGCGCCCGCAGGGCCCAGGTGACCCCCGCCGAGGCCGGCCTGAACGCCGGCACCGGTCGGCGCCGCACGCCCGGGCTGCGCCGTGAGGAACTGGCCACCCTGGCCGGGATCAGCGTCGACTACTACGTCCGCCTGGAACGCGGCAAGGAGAACCGTCCCAGTCCCTCGGTGATCGACGCCCTGGCCCGCGCCCTCCTGCTGGAGGACGAGGAGCACGAGCACCTGCGCAGCCTGGCCGCCCTCGCCGCACGCACCGCATCGGAGCCACCGCCGACGCCCAGTCGCACTGTACGTCCCGGTGTGAAACTGCTGCTGGAGAGCCTGCGGCCCAACCCCGCTCACGTGGTCAGCCGCACTTTCGACCTGCTCGCCCACAACCCGGCCGGGCTGCGGCTCCTCCCCGGCATCGAGGACTGGCCGGCCAGGCAGCGCAACACCGCGCGCTACTCCTTCCTCCACCCCGCGGCCCGCGAGGTGTTCGACGACTGGGAGAACTCACTGCGCGGCTGCGTGGCCCGCCTGCGTGCCGTGGCCGGCACCGATCCCGATGCCCCCGACCTCGCCCAGCTCGTCGGTGAACTCCTCCTCAAGAGCCCGGAGTTCGCCCGCCTCTGGGAACGCTACGACGTCCGAGGACGCGCTTACGGCCACAAGACCTACCACCACCCGGAGGTCGGCACCCTCACCTTGGGCTACCAGTCCATGCAACTGGAGGGCACCCCCGGCCAGCGCCTGGTCACGTACTACGCCGAACCCGGCACTCCCGAACACGACGCGATCGTCCTCCTCGACATGACCGCGCACGAACAGTCCTACAACAGGACGGTGCAGACGACCACTCCCTCGGCCCACAGCCAGGGCACACGGCCGAACGGGGGCTCGCCTTTTACTTCCTGA
- a CDS encoding aldo/keto reductase, producing the protein MKHIKLGSLDVSRVGLGTMGMSAFYTGHSADDAESIRTIHRAFDLGVTFIDTAEVYGPFTNEELVGQAVKGRRDEVVVATKFGFLSHSGRAAGSLDSSPASIRTAVEGSLKRLGTDYIDLYYQHRVDPDTPIEDTVGALAELVAEGKIRHIGLSEAGPQTIRRAHAVHPVTAVQSEYSLWTRDPEAEVLTVLRELGIGFVPYSPLGHGFLTGQIRSTDDLADDDWRKTNPRFMGENFQRNLLVADEVKAVADEVGATPAQVALAWLLAQGDDIAPIPGTKRVERVEENTAADGIELSAEQIAKLDNLTPASGDSHNEAGKRLLER; encoded by the coding sequence ATGAAGCACATCAAGCTGGGAAGCCTGGACGTTTCCCGCGTCGGTCTGGGCACGATGGGCATGAGCGCCTTCTACACCGGACACAGCGCTGACGACGCCGAGTCGATCCGTACCATCCACCGGGCGTTCGACCTGGGTGTCACCTTCATCGACACCGCCGAGGTCTACGGGCCGTTCACCAACGAGGAACTCGTGGGCCAGGCCGTCAAGGGCCGTCGTGACGAGGTCGTCGTGGCGACGAAGTTCGGATTCCTCTCCCACTCGGGCCGCGCCGCCGGCTCCCTGGACAGCAGCCCCGCGAGCATCCGCACCGCCGTCGAGGGCTCCCTGAAGCGGCTCGGCACCGACTACATCGACCTCTACTACCAGCACCGGGTCGACCCGGACACGCCCATCGAGGACACCGTCGGCGCGCTGGCGGAACTGGTCGCCGAGGGCAAGATCCGCCACATCGGCCTCTCCGAGGCCGGCCCCCAGACGATCCGCCGCGCCCACGCCGTCCACCCGGTCACCGCCGTGCAGTCGGAGTACTCCCTGTGGACCCGTGACCCGGAGGCGGAGGTGCTGACGGTGCTGCGCGAGCTGGGGATCGGCTTCGTGCCCTACTCCCCGCTGGGCCACGGATTCCTCACCGGTCAGATCCGCTCGACGGACGACCTCGCCGACGACGACTGGCGCAAGACCAACCCGCGTTTCATGGGCGAGAACTTCCAGCGCAACCTGCTCGTCGCCGACGAGGTCAAGGCCGTCGCCGACGAGGTCGGAGCCACCCCGGCCCAGGTGGCCCTGGCCTGGCTGCTGGCCCAGGGCGACGACATCGCCCCGATCCCCGGCACCAAGCGCGTCGAGCGTGTCGAGGAGAACACCGCCGCCGACGGCATCGAACTCAGCGCCGAGCAGATCGCCAAGCTCGACAACCTCACCCCGGCCTCCGGAGACAGCCACAACGAGGCGGGCAAGCGGCTCCTGGAGCGCTGA